The following coding sequences are from one Salvelinus namaycush isolate Seneca chromosome 23, SaNama_1.0, whole genome shotgun sequence window:
- the LOC120018657 gene encoding cytochrome P450 2M1-like encodes MDLLHVLQTNILSIIMAIVVIILLWKYMGKQSSYGRLPPGPSPIPLLGNLLQMDLKRPDMSYMKFSKTYGSVFTVWLGSKPVVVISGYQAIKDAFVNQGEDFNGRANSAITLKLVNEHGVGLSNGQRWKTLRSFSLMSLKNLGKGCRSLEERVQEEAKSLVKTFSEHGDSTVDPKELLFHSIINLFWSIVFGRRFEYNDPEFQILYKPVYTYFDMLKSKVAMLYNIFPRIVECFPGKHHELGKAIDKAKAYIREEADRRLKNLDTFNPQDYFDVFLVKMLEEKGHPETEFNYENLFPCVWDLFAAGTETQSSTLSHACLMMIKYPDIQEKVQKEIDEVIGSNRVPTVDDRHKMPYTDAVIHEIQRSMSLAPISFPHQMTRDTTFHNYHIPKGTTVFPLLSSVLFDPKLFKNPDEFDPENFLDENGVFKENNGFLVFGLGKRYCLGDGMGIPRTVLFLFFTSLLQRFTFRGTKPPEEIDASVVSYFHGRLARPYTCYVKLRTPNI; translated from the exons ATGGATTTACTACATGTACTGCAGACTAacattttgtccataataatgGCTATAGTGGTTATTATTTTACTTTGGAAGTACATGGGGAAACAGAGCAGCTATGGACGTTTGCCTCCGGGTCCTTCACCAATTCCTCTGCTTGGTAACTTGTTACAAATGGATCTGAAACGACCGGACATGTCctacatgaag TTCAGTAAGACATATGGCTCAGTGTTTACTGTATGGCTGGGCTCCAAACCTGTAGTGGTGATCTCTGGCTATCAGGCTATCAAGGATGCTTTTGTCAACCAAGGAGAAGATTTCAATGGAAGAGCCAACTCTGCCATTACCCTGAAACTTGTTAACGAACACG GGGTGGGATTGAGTAATGGGCAGAGATGGAAAACTCTTCGCAGTTTCTCCTTGATGTCCCTGAAAAACCTTGGAAAAGGATGCAGGAGCCTCGAGGAGAGGGTCCAAGAGGAAGCTAAGAGTCTAGTGAAAACCTTCAGTGAACATGGAG ATTCCACTGTCGACCCCAAAGAACTCCTGTTCCATTCTATCATCAACCTATTCTGGTCCATAGTCTTTGGGCGCAGGTTTGAATACAACGACCCAGAGTTTCAGATCCTCTACAAGCCTGTCTATACATACTTCGACATGCTAAAAAGCAAAGTGGCAATG CTGTACAACATTTTCCCCAGAATTGTTGAGTGCTTTCCAGGAAAACACCATGAGCTGGGTAAGGCCATAGACAAGGCCAAAGCTTACATACGAGAGGAAGCAGATCGTCGCCTTAAAAACCTGGACACCTTTAACCCTCAGGACTACTTCGACGTCTTCCTGGTTAAAATGCTGGAG GAGAAGGGTCACCCCGAGACCGAGTTCAACTATGAGAACTTGTTTCCGTGTGTGTGGGATCTGTTTGCTGCCGGCACGGAGACCCAGTCCTCCACCCTATCACACGCCTGTCTGATGATGATCAAGTACCCTGACATCCAAG AGAAAGTTCAGAAGGAGATAGACGAGGTGATTGGCTCAAACAGAGTCCCCACAGTTGACGACAGACATAAGATGCCCTACACGGACGCTGTAATCCACGAAATCCAGAGAAGTATGAGTCTTGCTCCCATTTCTTTCCCTCACCAAATGACCCGAGACACAACGTTCCACAACTACCACATCCCAAAG GGTACCACGGTGTTTCCGCTGTTGTCATCTGTGCTGTTTGACCCCAAACTGTTCAAGAACCCAGATGAGTTTGACCCAGAGAACTTCCTGGATGAAAATGGAGTCTTTAAGGAAAACAATGGATTTCTTGTTTTTGGACTGG GGAAGCGCTACTGCCTGGGAGATGGAATGGGGATTCCCAGGACGGTGCTCTTCCTGTTCTTTACTTCCCTTCTTCAGCGCTTCACCTTCAGGGGCACCAAACCTCCAGAGGAAATTGACGCCAGTGTAGTATCCTACTTTCATGGTCGCCTGGCGCGCCCCTACACCTGCTATGTCAAACTCAGGACACCAAATATTTAA